A portion of the Bdellovibrio bacteriovorus genome contains these proteins:
- a CDS encoding JAB domain-containing protein, translated as MEMSTSLQAYECLNAQYNPDSEEVWILALNSQMRLIRKEMLFRGTVDHCLLHPRDIFRFLVRNNASSFIMAHNHPSDDCLPSEQDLAMTRKIYRLSQVIQIPMNDHIILSSDAYFSMADHGYFLKWRKKKSGNWIY; from the coding sequence ATGGAAATGTCCACAAGTTTGCAGGCCTACGAGTGTCTAAATGCGCAATACAACCCCGATTCCGAAGAGGTCTGGATCTTAGCGTTAAACTCACAGATGCGTTTAATTCGAAAAGAAATGTTGTTTCGCGGCACAGTGGATCACTGTCTGCTTCATCCCCGAGATATTTTTCGTTTCTTAGTACGTAACAATGCCAGTTCATTTATTATGGCACACAATCATCCCAGCGATGATTGCCTTCCCTCAGAGCAAGATTTAGCAATGACGCGTAAGATTTATCGACTTTCCCAAGTCATCCAAATTCCCATGAATGATCATATTATCCTAAGCTCGGACGCTTATTTCAGCATGGCTGATCATGGGTATTTTTTAAAATGGCGAAAAAAGAAATCCGGAAATTGGATTTACTGA